A window of Pan paniscus chromosome X, NHGRI_mPanPan1-v2.0_pri, whole genome shotgun sequence genomic DNA:
ATGATTATCAAGAATGCCAACAAAACCGGCCAAATTAACTTGCCATTCTTGGGAATTAATATAGGCTTGTTGAATTTGTTGTTTTGTTAATGGAACTATAATCTTATTTGGATCATATCCCATTAACTTTGTTGAGCACAGCTGCGCTTGTCCTACTAGCACAGCAATTTGATCTAAGTACAGAGTGAGTGTTTTGGTTGTATTGTGAGGTAGAAAAAGCCACTCAACCAGATCATCCTGTTGAACTATAACTCCTGTAGGCGAATGCTTAGtaggaaaaactaaaaactgtaaTGGCTGTATTGGATTAATCCGTTCTACTTGTGCTTGCTGAATTTTTTCCTCAATTAATTGAAGTTCCTCCAATGCTTCTTTGGACAGGGAGCGTTTACTTTTAAGGTTAGAATCACCTCATAAAGCAGAAAAGAGGTGAGACATAGCATAGGTAGGAATGCCTAAAGTTGGATGAATCCAATTAATGTCTCCTAATAATTTTTGGAAATCATTTAAGGTTTCTAAATTATCTCTTCGAATTTGAACCTTTTGAGGCTTAATAGCACTTTGCTCTACCTTCATTCCTAGATATTGAAAGGGAGtagaagtttggattttatcaGGGGCTATAACTAACCCTGCCGCATTTACAGACTTTCCTAACTGCTTGTAGCACAACATCAATTCTTCCCTAGTTTCAGCTGCACACAGAATATCATCCATGTAATGGAtgatataacattttttaaactgttcTCTAACTGGCTTAATAGCTTTCCTGACATAAGTTTAACAAACAGTTGGGCTATTTAGCATGCCTTGTGGCAGTACTTTCCAatggttctttattatttatggcgggaacaataaaagcaaatttttcataATCTTGGGCAGCTAAAGGAATGGTAAAAAAGCAATCATTTAGATCTATCACTATGAGAGGCCAGTATTTTGGGATCATTGTTGGGGAGGGCAGCCCTGGTTGTAGTGCACCCATGGGTTGACTCAGAGCATTAACAGCCCTTAAATctgttaacattctccatttccctgattttttcttaatgacaaatacaggagaattccaaggggagAAAGTAAGCTCTATATGTCCCTTTTGCAATGGTTCCTGCACCAGTTCTtttaaagcctccagtttttccTGTTTCAGTGGCCATTGCTGCACCCAAACCAGTTTGGCAGTTAGCCAAACAAGAGGAATGGGAGCCAGAGGCTCAACAATGGCCGCTCCTAAAAATGACACCCAATCCAGTCCAATCTGTTTTCCCTTTTAATTCTAAAGTTTCTGATTggccaattttatctttttctagtcCTTTTCCCAGGCAATATCccatatttttcatcatttgtCTACTATTATTACTATATTGATCCGTAGGAATAGATATTTCAGCATCCCATTGTTGCAATAAGTCTCTACCCCATAAATTAACAGGAATAGGTGTAATGATAGGTTGGATTATCCCTTCCTAACCATCCGGCCCTTGACATGGTAAAATCAAAGAACTTTGAAAAACTTCTGACGCAGCTCCTACTCCAACAATAACAATGGATGCCTTTTGCTTAGGCCAGTGCCGGGGTCATTGATTTATAGCAATAATAGAGACATCAGCTCCAGTATCTACTAGTCCTTCAAAATCTTTTCCCTGAATAGTTACTGTGCAAATAGGTCTTTTGTCAGACACTTGATTAACCCAATACACAGCCTTCCTGCTGGATTAGTACTACCAAAGCCTCCTGTTCTTTTCACTGTGCTGCTTCCTAGTTTTATGTAAGgtaacagcaacaacagcaattCTTTCTCCTGGGGAGGCAGACTGTGGAGTCGAGGAACTAATAACTAATTGAATTTCTCTGGTATAATCAGAGTCAATTATTCCCGTATGTACAGTAACACCTTTTAAATTTAGACTAGACCTTCCAAGTAATAGACCGACTGTTCCTGAGGGTAAGGGTCCCCTAACTCCCGTGGGGGACCTTCTTTGGTGGCTCCCCAGGAAGTAAGGAGAGGGGAATTGTGCTGTAGAGGTCTACAGCAGCACTGCCTGCTGAGGCGGGGGACAATTCTTGTACATTTGTAATGGCACTGGCTGTGCCAGTTATGCCTCGGTTTGTTGAGGGGCTCGAGGTGGGCCTCTCTTACTGTTTCCTGAAAGAGGATGTCCATCTTGACTAAATTTAGAATGACACTGACTTTCCCAGTGATTGCCTTTCTTACACCGGGGACATACACCGGGACTTTTCTGTTGATTGATGGTACTAATTTTTGCcctttgatttccttttctacattcctCTCTTGTGTGTCGAAATTGCCGACAATTAaagcaagagcctgagaaacagggCATATTCTTTCCTATTCTTAATCCAGCCATAGCCTGAGCTAAAAGAGTAGCCTTATGTAAGTTATCTGCAATGCCATCGCAAGCCTTAATATATTCAGCTAAATGAGCCTTCCCTCTCGGGTCTAATAGCAGTTTGACACTGCATTAGCATTATCGTATGCAAGAAGCTGTATTACAACATCCTGAGCCGTTTTATCAGTTATGGCTTTATACATAGCCTCTTGGAGCCAAGCAATAAAACCAGTATATGGTTCTTTAGGTTCTTGTCAGACAGAACTGAAAGAAGGATATTTTTCCCCTGTAACATGTATCCTTTCCCATGCCCGTAAGCACACAAAGCACAGCTGAACAATGGCAACATCCTCTATTACTGCTTGATTCTGTAATCGACCCCAATTAGGGCCAACTCCCATTAACTGTTCAAAGGAAACAGGCACAGGTGGCTGTGCTTGTGTGTTTTCCCTTGCCTGAGTTTGAGCTTCATCAGCTCACCAGGTTTTAAACTGCAAGTACTGAGATGGAATGAGAACAGATTTTGTCAAAGTATCTGAATCATATGGTATTAATCTATTATcaagagccatatttttaaataaagtttgtaCAAAAGAAGAGTTCGGTCCATATTGACTAATGGCTTGTTTAAATTCCTTTAGTAACTTAAAAGGAAAAGTGGCCCAATTAGCTATATTCTTTCCTCCCTGCTGGATTATAGTAATGGGAAATTGCCATGCTTCAAGGTCTCCCTCAGCTCTAGCTTTTTGAATAGAATTTTGTATAGCACTGCCAATTGCTCCAGGTTTCAATGGTGCAACTACAGGAGCAATAAGTttttcagctaatttattttcttgcccattaaggggagagagaggaggtggccaTTCACTTAATTCAGCAGGTGGAGCTGACGGGCTAGTAAAACATACtatttagttttcctttcttttctttaatctccTCCAGTAGCTGTTCCTCACACTCAGAATCTGAAGTTAGATTTTTACACTCgacctcctcttcctcatctgaaTCTGCCTCATCATCTGTTTGAAATGGCTCAAGAGCTGCCTTTATTCGCACCCACACTGACCAAACGGAAACTGGAATTTCTGCTCCCTCTttatatgcctttttaaaatctcttccaaTTCTCTCCCATTCATCCAACTCCATAGTCCCTTGTTCAGGAAACCATGGGCAAAACTGCTTTACTATACTAAAGAGTGATAACAAATTCTGAGTACTAACTTTCACTCCCCCTCTTTGTAATAAATCacttaagaaatttaaataaacagaatGTCTGCTTTCACTTTGTCTCATTGTTACCCTGGTTCTTCCGAGTGCTCAGCTTTTCCACTGAGCTTCTTTTAGGACATCTTTTAGACATCCTCGGGTGTCCTCTGACGATGCGTCCTCTGCTTTCACATGCTCTAGCATTCCTTCACTGGGGTCTTTGTTGCCCCACGTTGGGCAGCCAGGAATGTTGGGGTGATCCGACCCAACACCAGGTCATGGGGGCGACAAAGTCTggtggagtcaaaggaatgagaaaaagtttgagagagaaagtggcACCAGCGGGCCATCGCGAGTGTGGAGGCTGCAAAGGCCccaagctctgggagcccacacgATTTATTGGtgctcaaacaaagaaacaggtggtgaggatgtgggggttgaaaggaaACAGTGTATCAAGTGAAGGAGAAGCACatggctacttgagataatgggagtgctagaagcaaggagccagcaagtctagcagacatgcaagccctgcctcagcttctcttccAACACTCAGTTTTcctcccaacagtctcccaagtagctgggactacagatgcgcgccaccatgcccagttaatttttgtattgttagtagagacggggggagGAGGggcggtgtttcactatgttggccaggctagtctcgaactcctgacctcatgatccgcctgccttagcctcccaaagtgctgggattacagcacctggctgatattttttcattttattttattttattataatttggtGATTTCGTAGTTTTAATTGACAGTttataactgtacatatttacagggtacaatttgatgtttctatatatatactaatactgatcaaatcagggtgtttagcatatccatcacctcatacaATCATTTCTCTGTGGCGAGAACATTCAaaagcctctcttctagctattttgtaatatgcAATACCTTATTGTTAACCATTGTCACCCTACtatacaatagaacaccagaaagTATTCCTACTAATTGTAACTTTATATCCATTGACCAATCTCTCcttatcttcccttctcttccctccccttctcaatctctggtaaccatcattctactttatgCTTCTATGGTATCAGTTGTTTTTTTGGGAGGTGTAAGTGAATTTTTTTGGGAAGGGAGGTTGTCAACTTAAACAGCAACAAATAAAGAGTGAATAAGGAAACTCCTTGTTGCCACAGATATACATGACCTCCTTATGTGACACAGGAGGCATTTCAATTTGTGACTCCCAGACAGAGATGGCAAGTGCTTTTCCATTCAATCTAATATTTCTGGATTCCTACTAAAAAGGAATACATTAAGAGCATGGAAAAGTTGCTTATTGGAAGGAAACCCCCGAAGAGTAAGGGAGGGAATGTAGAAATTAAGTTATGTAGAACACTCTTCAAACTGTAATTAACAACATTTTCATATCTTCACAGTAATACAGTCACTTGCAGGACTGGTTCAGATTACTTAAATACCAGATACATTTTTAGTCCTGTATAAGTGTTTGGAAATTacttatgtttatataaaatgaagCTATTAATACTTTTCTACAGCAGTAACTGCACACCAGGAAGGCCAAGACAAACAGATCAAGGGATGAAGTTTTCCCAAAGCTGCGTGTGAAAAGCCTATGAACAGTTGATTCCATAGACATGAATGGGTTTCTTTGCTATAGGAAATCCAAGTGGAATAAGGAATGGAGATGTGTAAAAAGGCTTCTTGAAGTAAAGAAGGATGACACACTGTATGGATTTAGATTTCAGCCCCTTCTGCAGCATCACATTCTTCTCCTGCACTGTCTGATGTCCAAAGCGTTAGGTTGTCTCAAAGCAACTGTATGATAGTCCTTAATCAGCTGCAACTTCTTGTCGGAGGTGTAGGTATTCTGCTGGATGCTCCAGATGACGCCCCAGGCGGACCTGCAGCCCCGACCACGTTCTTGTAGGCCACGGAAAGCAGGTTGCGCTCCTCCTTGGACAGCTCGGCGCCCTGCTTGGTCCCGGCCTTCATGCAGGTGGCCATGTCGTCGTAGCGCTCGGCCAGCTTGGCCTTCTGGATCAGCTCCGTCTTCTCCATGGCGGGCGCGGGGCCCGGGCCTGGCCGGGGCGGAGGGCGAGGAAAGCCAGGGCGGCCGCGGACCCAGAGCGGGAGGAGCTTCCAGAGCTGCGGAGGGGCGGGGCGGCGAGGCGGCGAGGCGATAACAAAAAGCAGGGAGGGAGCTCCGTCAGACAATGGGGCCGGCAGCCCGCTTTTATCTCTGGCACGAGGCGGCCGGTTGAATTTCCCTCTCCCCGGACTCCACCGCCACTGGGCGCCCGGGGAGGCCGCTGCCCGCGGCGGGAGGAGGCGGGGGCGGTGCAGAGGCCCAGCGCGCTGGGAGCCCGAGCTGCCGCTGCAACCACCACCCCCGCCCGGCCGGCCCAGGATAGAAGCGACCGTTTGAcatcagccttttaaaaaaatggattccACATATGAGGGAGATCAGgtgttatttgtctttctgtgtctggcttatttcacttaacatgatgttctcaaggctcatccatgttgttgtacatgacaggatttcattcttttttatagctggatagtattccattgtgtgtgtgtattatatatatacatacaccacatttgtgtgtgtgtatatatttatattcacacattgtatatatacaccacattttttaTCCATTGTTGGACATTAGATTAACTCCATATCTTGGCTAATacaaataaacatgggagtgcagagatCTCTGCAACATa
This region includes:
- the LOC100991232 gene encoding 14-3-3 protein theta-like, giving the protein MEKTELIQKAKLAERYDDMATCMKAGTKQGAELSKEERNLLSVAYKNVVGAAGPPGASSGASSRIPTPPTRSCS